A genome region from Corallococcus soli includes the following:
- a CDS encoding SNF2-related protein — protein sequence MAEVARGLRVQVEADAAAVAARAAEELVAAALTPFHERLLAEELLARSGDTQQRLANALSEAKVDLNPHQVEAAMFAMDALSRGGCMLADEVGLGKTIEAGLVVAQLMAEGKNRILILAPAVLRAQWNAELREKFDLDSVLVDGRNVRAHNNCFDQPFPVICSHPFAANRVNLLAEIPWDLVIIDEAHRLRNAHRPNNKMGQALRAGLAGRPKLLLTATPLQNNLMELFGLMSLLDEQILGPEHAFRSRYRADEGGGMTEAAACELKERLAPVVQRTLRRQVREYVRYTNRRSIVEDFNPSPEEHDLYEKVSEYLQRSEVAAIEPGKKTLLTLCYRKLLASSTFAIAPTLRKLSENLQKRLEAARLGQQALALFEPEEAKQFVEEGEEWSDDPAKAPAVRTLEQEVWELRQYADLADSIRINAKGEALKRALDRTFAVMRTHSWPEKALIFTESKRTQQYLFNLLSEHGYQDKISLLSGDSGSTPEERKALVDDFRNRTQILICTEAGAEGLNLQFCNLVVNYDLPWNPQRVEQRIGRCHRYGQQRDVLVVNFLNRQNAADARLFELLEKKLNLFDGVFGASDEILGALESGVDFERRVLDIYQSCRNPADINIAFDKLREELEGAITQRMTEMKSVVLERFDGDVRRRLRVAGDQAKEVVARRQQEARALTGSVLGSRTSGRLQVAKAAYAVRDRTQDAVSYLQLDAAGLPSRLARLAGCEGWWFAYKFEITGLKPEEKLVHLVLVKDRDGGFRALPLTDGVHFTKLDAKEEKRRQPAPVSVQLMQEQSLMTAKDELIRAAERRNALELDKARERADRYVEDCLMESREVVEAARQTWIEARKEVAGVDDTAERAKARAHSDRMEREYRRKLASLRNEEEKRYAAKDRQMAELAQKGRVTEKRTLIASAYFWLS from the coding sequence TTGGCGGAGGTCGCGAGGGGTTTGAGGGTGCAGGTGGAGGCGGACGCCGCGGCCGTCGCGGCCCGGGCAGCGGAGGAGCTGGTGGCGGCGGCCCTGACGCCCTTCCACGAGCGGCTGCTGGCCGAAGAGCTGCTCGCGCGCAGCGGTGACACGCAGCAGCGGCTGGCCAACGCCCTGTCCGAAGCGAAGGTGGACCTGAACCCCCACCAGGTTGAAGCGGCGATGTTCGCGATGGACGCGCTGTCGCGCGGCGGCTGCATGCTGGCGGACGAGGTGGGCCTGGGGAAGACCATCGAGGCGGGCCTCGTCGTCGCCCAGCTCATGGCCGAGGGCAAGAACCGCATCCTCATCCTGGCGCCCGCGGTGCTGCGCGCGCAGTGGAACGCGGAATTGCGTGAGAAGTTCGACCTGGACAGCGTGCTGGTGGACGGCCGCAACGTCCGCGCCCACAACAACTGCTTCGACCAGCCCTTCCCCGTCATCTGCTCGCACCCGTTCGCCGCCAACCGCGTGAACCTGCTGGCGGAGATTCCGTGGGACCTGGTCATCATCGACGAGGCCCACCGGCTCCGGAACGCGCACCGGCCCAACAACAAGATGGGGCAGGCGCTGCGCGCAGGGCTCGCGGGCCGGCCCAAGCTGCTGCTCACCGCGACGCCGCTCCAGAACAACCTGATGGAGCTGTTCGGCCTGATGTCGCTGCTGGACGAGCAGATATTGGGGCCCGAGCACGCCTTCCGCAGCCGCTACCGCGCGGACGAGGGCGGCGGCATGACGGAGGCCGCTGCCTGCGAGCTCAAGGAGCGGCTGGCCCCGGTGGTGCAACGCACGCTGCGCCGCCAGGTGCGCGAGTACGTGCGCTACACCAACCGCCGCAGCATCGTGGAGGACTTCAACCCGTCCCCCGAGGAGCACGACCTCTACGAGAAGGTCAGCGAGTACCTGCAGCGCTCCGAAGTGGCGGCCATCGAGCCGGGCAAGAAGACGCTGCTGACGCTGTGCTACCGCAAGCTGCTGGCCTCCTCCACCTTCGCCATCGCGCCCACGCTGCGCAAGCTGTCGGAGAACCTCCAGAAGCGCCTGGAGGCCGCGCGCCTGGGCCAGCAGGCCCTGGCCCTCTTCGAGCCGGAAGAGGCCAAGCAGTTCGTGGAGGAAGGCGAGGAGTGGTCCGACGACCCCGCCAAGGCCCCCGCCGTGCGCACGCTGGAGCAGGAGGTCTGGGAGCTGCGGCAGTACGCGGACCTGGCGGACTCCATCCGCATCAACGCCAAGGGCGAGGCGCTCAAGCGCGCGCTGGATCGCACCTTCGCGGTGATGCGCACGCACAGCTGGCCGGAGAAGGCGCTCATCTTCACGGAGTCCAAGCGCACGCAGCAGTACCTGTTCAACCTGCTGTCGGAGCATGGCTACCAGGACAAGATCTCGCTGCTGTCCGGGGACTCGGGCAGCACGCCCGAGGAGCGCAAGGCCCTGGTGGACGACTTCCGCAACCGCACGCAGATCCTCATCTGCACCGAGGCGGGCGCGGAGGGCTTGAACCTCCAGTTCTGCAACCTGGTCGTGAACTACGACCTGCCGTGGAACCCGCAACGGGTGGAGCAGCGGATCGGCCGCTGCCACCGCTACGGCCAGCAGCGCGACGTGCTGGTGGTGAACTTCCTCAACCGGCAGAACGCGGCGGACGCGCGCCTGTTCGAGCTGCTGGAGAAGAAGCTCAACCTCTTCGACGGCGTCTTCGGCGCGTCGGATGAAATCCTGGGCGCGCTGGAGAGCGGCGTCGACTTCGAGCGGCGCGTGCTGGACATCTACCAGTCCTGCCGCAACCCGGCCGACATCAACATCGCCTTCGACAAGCTGCGCGAGGAGCTGGAAGGCGCCATCACCCAGCGCATGACGGAGATGAAGTCCGTGGTGCTGGAGCGCTTCGACGGCGACGTGCGCCGCCGGCTGCGCGTGGCCGGTGACCAGGCCAAGGAGGTGGTGGCCCGCCGCCAGCAGGAGGCGCGCGCCCTCACCGGCTCCGTGCTGGGCAGCCGCACCTCCGGCCGGCTCCAGGTGGCCAAGGCCGCCTACGCCGTGCGCGACCGCACCCAGGACGCCGTCAGCTACCTGCAGCTGGATGCGGCGGGGCTGCCCTCCCGGCTGGCGCGGCTGGCCGGCTGCGAGGGCTGGTGGTTCGCCTACAAGTTCGAGATCACCGGCCTCAAGCCCGAAGAGAAGCTGGTGCACCTGGTGCTGGTGAAGGACCGCGACGGCGGCTTCCGGGCCCTGCCGCTGACGGACGGTGTCCACTTCACGAAGCTCGACGCCAAGGAAGAGAAGCGCCGCCAGCCCGCGCCGGTGTCGGTCCAGCTCATGCAAGAGCAGTCGCTCATGACCGCCAAGGATGAGCTGATCCGGGCCGCCGAGCGCCGCAATGCCCTGGAGCTGGACAAGGCCCGTGAGCGCGCGGACCGCTACGTCGAGGACTGCCTGATGGAGTCGCGCGAGGTGGTGGAGGCCGCGCGGCAGACGTGGATTGAAGCGCGCAAGGAAGTCGCCGGCGTGGACGACACCGCGGAGCGCGCGAAGGCGCGGGCGCACTCGGACCGGATGGAGCGCGAGTACCGGCGCAAGCTGGCGTCGCTGCGCAACGAAGAGGAGAAGCGCTACGCCGCCAAGGACCGGCAGATGGCGGAGCTGGCGCAGAAGGGGCGCGTGACGGAGAAGCGCACCCTCATCGCGTCCGCGTACTTCTGGCTGTCGTAG
- a CDS encoding chemotaxis protein CheA: MGDTPGWDDVMREFLLESREHVQSIEATVLELEAQPGSQALLAQLFRSLHTVKGTCGFLGFTRLEGLMHSAEELLGLARDKRFALDRERVSTLLALADAARGALEHIEATGMEPAVDHSALLARLAGAAAASVPLEAPEAPPIPGVLPWRGSATGVDSKLRVDVALLDRLMNLMGELVLARNRILQCATGPTPGADLATASQRLDVVTTQVQQVVMKTRLQPVGQVWNRFPRLVRELAHGCGKQVRLQLQGADTELDKTLVEALHDPLTHLLRNAVDHGVETPEQRRQRGKPPVGCVTLSASHEGGLVHLGMSDDGAGIDVQRVRQVAVQRGLLTSDQAARLSDADALMLIFMPGFSTAERVTSLSGRGVGMDVVRTQVERIGGTVEVHSRQGQGTTFTLKIPLTLAIIPALLVTCRGDRYALPQASLREVVWLEPAQARRDITRLQDASVLRLRGELLPLVVLASELGVGPAAPDLDAGATLVVLQAGERTFGLWVDAIHDTEEIVVKPLWKHLKGLSCYAGATVLGDGRVALILDAMGLGRRVGAVSEAPTQVVPEAAPPVAPAPEDSRERVLLCRTGAEGRVAIPLSRVARLEELPLTEVEHLSGGMELARYHGQLLPLVRVASVLEGGASATARLSQGLRHTAETSLSVVVTTHADTRVGLVVDAILDVAEVEVALQRETRRAGVLGSMVVLDRATEFLDVEGAVRAIHPELLAGGAP, from the coding sequence GTGGGTGACACTCCGGGTTGGGACGACGTGATGCGGGAGTTCCTGCTCGAGTCCCGCGAGCACGTGCAGTCCATCGAGGCGACGGTGTTGGAGCTGGAGGCGCAGCCGGGCTCGCAGGCCCTGCTGGCGCAGTTGTTCCGCAGCCTGCACACCGTGAAGGGCACCTGCGGCTTCCTGGGCTTCACCCGCCTGGAGGGGCTGATGCACTCCGCGGAGGAGCTGCTGGGGCTCGCGCGGGACAAGCGCTTCGCGCTGGACCGCGAGCGCGTGTCCACCCTGCTGGCCCTGGCGGACGCGGCGCGCGGGGCGTTGGAGCACATCGAGGCGACGGGCATGGAGCCCGCGGTGGACCACTCCGCGCTGCTCGCCCGGCTGGCGGGCGCGGCGGCGGCGTCCGTTCCGCTGGAGGCCCCGGAGGCGCCGCCCATCCCGGGCGTCCTGCCCTGGCGCGGCTCCGCCACCGGGGTGGACTCCAAGCTGCGCGTGGACGTGGCGCTGCTGGACCGGCTGATGAACCTGATGGGCGAGCTGGTGCTGGCGCGCAACCGCATCCTCCAGTGCGCGACGGGCCCCACGCCGGGCGCGGACCTGGCCACCGCGTCGCAGCGCCTGGACGTCGTCACCACGCAGGTGCAGCAGGTGGTGATGAAGACGCGGCTCCAGCCGGTGGGCCAGGTGTGGAACCGCTTCCCCCGGCTGGTGCGGGAGCTGGCGCACGGGTGCGGCAAGCAGGTGCGGCTGCAGCTCCAGGGCGCGGACACGGAGCTGGACAAGACGCTGGTGGAGGCGCTGCATGATCCGCTCACCCACCTGCTGCGCAACGCCGTGGACCACGGCGTGGAGACGCCCGAGCAGCGCCGCCAGCGCGGCAAGCCGCCCGTGGGGTGCGTGACGCTGAGCGCGTCGCACGAGGGCGGGCTCGTGCACCTGGGGATGTCCGACGACGGCGCGGGCATCGACGTGCAGCGCGTGCGGCAGGTCGCCGTGCAGCGGGGCCTGTTGACGTCCGACCAGGCCGCGCGGCTGTCGGACGCGGACGCGCTGATGCTCATCTTCATGCCGGGCTTCAGCACCGCCGAGCGCGTCACGTCGCTGTCCGGACGGGGCGTGGGCATGGACGTGGTGCGCACGCAGGTGGAGCGCATTGGCGGCACCGTGGAGGTGCACAGCCGCCAGGGCCAGGGCACGACGTTCACGCTCAAGATTCCCCTCACGCTGGCCATCATCCCCGCGCTCCTCGTCACCTGCCGGGGGGACCGCTACGCCCTGCCCCAGGCGAGCCTGCGTGAGGTGGTGTGGCTGGAGCCCGCGCAGGCCCGGCGCGACATCACCCGCCTCCAGGACGCCTCCGTGCTGCGCCTCCGCGGGGAGCTGCTGCCCCTGGTGGTGCTCGCCTCGGAGCTGGGCGTAGGGCCCGCCGCGCCGGACCTGGACGCAGGGGCTACCCTCGTCGTGCTTCAGGCCGGGGAGCGCACCTTCGGGCTGTGGGTGGACGCCATCCACGACACCGAGGAGATCGTCGTCAAGCCGCTGTGGAAGCACCTCAAGGGGCTGTCCTGCTACGCGGGCGCGACGGTGCTGGGCGACGGGCGCGTGGCGCTCATCCTGGATGCGATGGGCCTGGGCCGCCGCGTGGGCGCCGTCAGCGAGGCCCCCACCCAGGTCGTCCCAGAGGCCGCGCCCCCGGTGGCCCCGGCGCCGGAGGACTCGCGCGAGCGGGTGCTGCTGTGCCGCACCGGCGCGGAAGGCCGCGTGGCCATCCCCCTGTCGCGCGTGGCCCGGCTGGAGGAGCTGCCCCTCACGGAGGTGGAGCACCTGAGCGGAGGCATGGAGCTGGCGCGCTACCACGGCCAATTGCTGCCCCTGGTGCGCGTGGCCTCCGTGCTGGAGGGAGGCGCCAGCGCGACCGCCCGGCTCTCCCAGGGGCTGCGCCACACGGCGGAGACCTCGCTGTCCGTCGTCGTCACCACGCACGCGGACACGCGGGTGGGGCTGGTGGTGGACGCCATCCTGGACGTCGCGGAGGTGGAGGTGGCGCTCCAGCGCGAGACGCGCCGCGCGGGCGTGCTGGGCTCCATGGTGGTGCTGGACCGGGCCACCGAGTTCCTGGACGTGGAGGGCGCCGTGCGCGCCATCCACCCGGAGCTGCTCGCGGGCGGTGCGCCGTGA
- a CDS encoding LuxR C-terminal-related transcriptional regulator, with the protein MRPIAVMDRRGRIELANGALTSLLGRPREELLGRRWTEVCTPREQGREVGQALRAVFTSAEHRLETEVLTRVGERLAVELDVAAVGRPPLRLVAIITRSGPLLPIPLPIPMPRQAHAHAEPGQGQDLSYEISTELETFGTLKSVWRAGQMEHEDMVGRPCFGAFAHRDAPCQDCPLTAVAPMSWPHTIVRQASAASEGFEVVTATPTGVGTARVSVHTIGDTTLTGLFEAKVRRLARAARLSEREGDVLRYLALGRSPTDISTVLGITERTVKFHQANLLRKLGAETRFDLLRLFF; encoded by the coding sequence GTGCGTCCCATTGCCGTGATGGACAGGCGGGGGCGCATCGAGCTGGCCAATGGAGCGCTCACATCGCTGCTGGGGCGTCCCCGCGAGGAGCTGCTGGGCCGGCGATGGACGGAGGTGTGCACGCCCCGGGAGCAGGGCCGGGAGGTGGGCCAGGCGCTGCGCGCGGTCTTCACCAGCGCCGAACACCGGTTGGAGACCGAGGTGCTCACGCGCGTGGGAGAGCGCCTGGCGGTGGAGCTGGATGTCGCGGCCGTGGGACGGCCGCCGCTGCGGCTGGTGGCCATCATCACCCGCTCCGGGCCCCTGCTTCCCATACCCCTGCCCATCCCCATGCCTCGACAGGCCCACGCCCATGCGGAGCCCGGCCAGGGCCAGGACCTGAGCTATGAAATCTCCACCGAGCTGGAGACCTTCGGGACGCTCAAGTCCGTCTGGCGCGCCGGCCAGATGGAGCACGAGGACATGGTGGGGCGCCCGTGCTTCGGCGCCTTCGCCCACCGCGACGCCCCCTGCCAGGACTGCCCGTTGACGGCGGTGGCCCCCATGTCCTGGCCCCACACCATCGTCCGCCAGGCCTCCGCCGCCAGCGAGGGCTTCGAGGTCGTCACCGCCACCCCCACGGGTGTCGGCACCGCGCGCGTCAGCGTGCACACGATTGGGGACACCACCCTCACCGGCCTCTTCGAGGCGAAGGTGCGCAGGCTGGCGCGCGCCGCGCGACTGTCGGAGCGCGAAGGCGATGTCTTGCGTTACCTCGCGCTCGGCCGCTCACCCACCGACATCTCGACCGTGCTTGGCATTACCGAGCGCACCGTAAAATTCCATCAGGCCAATCTCTTGCGGAAGCTGGGCGCGGAAACACGGTTTGACCTGCTTCGCCTGTTCTTCTGA
- a CDS encoding chemotaxis protein CheW produces the protein MIILRQLCTFLVGEHLFGLDIERVQEILLPPPLTRVPGAPPEVAGLLNLRGQIVPAIDLRRRLELPAGAAPSDAPHVVLRGDDGAVSLRVDAIGDILPLEDAALAPLPDNLRGALRTMLLGVHALPDRLLLVLSADAVVDGLAPAAATPSPSPSILALPQESR, from the coding sequence GTGATCATCCTGCGTCAGCTGTGCACCTTCCTCGTGGGCGAACACCTGTTCGGCCTGGACATCGAGCGGGTGCAGGAGATCCTCCTGCCGCCCCCGCTCACGCGCGTCCCCGGGGCGCCGCCGGAGGTCGCGGGGCTGCTCAACCTGCGCGGGCAGATCGTCCCCGCCATCGACCTGCGCCGCCGTCTGGAGTTGCCCGCGGGCGCGGCCCCCTCGGATGCGCCCCACGTCGTCCTGCGTGGCGATGACGGCGCGGTGAGCCTGCGCGTGGATGCCATTGGCGACATCCTCCCCCTGGAGGACGCGGCGCTCGCCCCGCTGCCGGACAACCTGCGCGGCGCGCTGCGCACGATGCTGCTGGGCGTCCACGCGCTGCCGGATCGCCTGCTGCTGGTGTTGTCCGCGGACGCGGTGGTGGACGGACTCGCGCCCGCCGCCGCTACCCCTTCCCCCTCCCCTTCCATCCTTGCGCTTCCCCAGGAGTCCCGCTGA
- a CDS encoding DUF72 domain-containing protein, translating into MSASRRPAQFDLFTGALEEAPVSSRRRTQPLGPAPVPDDLRVLGEQLPQGVYLGTSSWTFPGWTGLVYDHEASTTQLAKEGLGAYAHHPVLRTVGIDRTFYAPVPATAFADYAQQVPDGFRFLVKAHEACTLARFPVHERYGAHRGQVNDRFLQAAYAVDHVVGPFMEGLGDKAGPLVFQFPPQDPASLGGPARFVERLYAFFSALPRGPLYAVEVRNEELLTEGFAQALADTGVSPVLAVWAHMPPVARQAKLTRAFESRAVVVRWMLPPNLGYEEARARYAPFNRLVDEDVGTRDVLARVCMAAVRRERPVFVTINNKAEGSAPLSAIRLAQRVVSHKEEGGQRSVAHAT; encoded by the coding sequence ATGAGCGCCTCGCGACGACCCGCCCAGTTCGACCTCTTCACCGGCGCGCTGGAGGAAGCCCCGGTGTCGTCCCGGCGCCGCACCCAGCCCCTGGGCCCGGCCCCGGTGCCTGACGATCTGCGGGTGCTGGGCGAGCAGCTTCCCCAGGGCGTCTACCTGGGCACCTCGTCGTGGACGTTCCCGGGGTGGACGGGCCTCGTCTACGACCACGAGGCCAGCACCACCCAGCTCGCGAAGGAGGGCCTGGGGGCCTACGCGCACCACCCGGTGCTGCGCACGGTGGGCATCGACCGGACGTTCTACGCGCCCGTGCCCGCCACCGCCTTCGCCGACTATGCCCAGCAGGTCCCGGACGGCTTCCGCTTCCTCGTGAAGGCCCACGAGGCCTGCACGCTGGCGCGCTTCCCGGTGCACGAGCGCTACGGCGCGCACCGGGGGCAGGTGAACGACCGTTTCCTCCAGGCCGCCTACGCGGTGGACCACGTGGTGGGGCCGTTCATGGAGGGCCTGGGGGACAAGGCGGGCCCGCTCGTCTTCCAGTTCCCACCGCAGGATCCGGCCTCGCTCGGAGGCCCCGCGCGCTTCGTGGAGCGGCTGTACGCGTTCTTCTCCGCGCTGCCTCGGGGGCCCTTGTACGCCGTGGAGGTCCGCAACGAGGAGCTGCTGACGGAGGGCTTCGCCCAGGCGCTCGCGGACACCGGCGTCAGTCCCGTGCTCGCGGTCTGGGCCCACATGCCGCCCGTCGCGCGGCAGGCGAAGCTCACCCGGGCCTTCGAGTCCCGCGCCGTCGTCGTGCGGTGGATGCTGCCGCCCAACCTGGGCTACGAGGAGGCGCGCGCCCGCTACGCCCCGTTCAACAGGCTGGTGGACGAAGACGTGGGCACCCGCGACGTGCTGGCGCGCGTGTGCATGGCGGCGGTGCGGCGCGAGCGGCCCGTCTTCGTGACCATCAACAACAAGGCGGAAGGGAGCGCTCCCCTGTCCGCCATCCGGCTCGCGCAACGCGTCGTGTCACACAAGGAGGAGGGCGGCCAGCGCAGCGTGGCCCACGCGACATGA
- a CDS encoding DUF58 domain-containing protein, with protein MSVGRPVPTGLAVALFAGALVPAALTVASPAFGWLALAVDVAVLLLCAVDFARAPRAEHVEARREVEPILSSGVDNAVRWVLHARTDGAVRGELRDEPPLDVESHGHRQPFTLEAGASPTLLTYRVRPPSRGDARFGDVHLRLLGPLGLCSRQVRLPASRDVKVYPDLSALSREALTLARASEAVSARTQRRKAMEGREFESLREYRPGDDFRHIDWKSSARHGHTLVRTWQPERHQPVLLLLDCGRHMAGRVQGRRKLDHAVDAALRLARVSLDAGDVVGVVAFASDVRAFLPPRKGAEHLRLITESLYRAEAGLVESDYGRAFDFAFARQTRRALVVLFTDLVDPDASATLLTRTLALRPRHLPVVASLLDEDLEAAATDVPGDATAAYARQVAVRMEAEYRRTATTLRDAGALVVRAPARAFGAAALNAYLDVKARGRL; from the coding sequence GTGAGCGTCGGGCGTCCCGTCCCCACCGGCCTCGCCGTGGCGCTGTTCGCCGGGGCGCTCGTGCCCGCGGCGCTCACGGTGGCGAGCCCCGCGTTCGGTTGGCTGGCGCTCGCGGTGGACGTCGCCGTCCTGCTGCTGTGCGCGGTGGACTTCGCGCGCGCCCCCCGGGCGGAGCACGTCGAAGCGCGCCGTGAGGTGGAGCCCATCCTCTCCTCCGGCGTGGACAACGCCGTGCGCTGGGTGCTGCACGCGCGCACCGACGGCGCCGTGCGCGGTGAGCTGCGCGACGAGCCGCCCCTGGACGTGGAGAGCCACGGCCACCGCCAGCCCTTCACGCTGGAGGCCGGCGCGTCCCCCACCCTGCTGACGTACCGCGTGCGTCCGCCGTCGCGGGGCGATGCGCGCTTCGGGGACGTGCACCTGCGCCTGCTGGGGCCGCTGGGCCTGTGCTCGCGGCAGGTGCGCCTGCCCGCGTCCCGGGACGTGAAGGTGTATCCGGACCTGAGCGCCCTCTCGCGCGAAGCGCTGACGCTGGCGCGCGCGTCGGAGGCCGTGTCCGCGCGCACGCAGCGCCGCAAGGCCATGGAGGGACGCGAGTTCGAGTCCCTGCGCGAGTACCGCCCGGGCGACGACTTCCGCCACATCGACTGGAAGTCCTCCGCGCGCCACGGCCACACGCTGGTGCGCACGTGGCAACCGGAGCGTCACCAGCCGGTGCTGCTGCTGCTGGACTGCGGCCGTCACATGGCGGGCCGCGTGCAGGGGCGGCGCAAGCTGGACCACGCGGTGGACGCGGCGCTGAGGCTCGCGCGCGTGAGCCTGGACGCGGGCGACGTGGTGGGCGTCGTGGCCTTCGCCAGCGACGTGCGCGCCTTCCTCCCCCCGCGCAAGGGCGCCGAACACCTGCGCCTCATCACCGAGTCCCTCTACCGCGCCGAGGCCGGCCTGGTGGAGAGCGACTACGGCCGCGCGTTCGACTTCGCCTTCGCCCGCCAGACGCGCCGCGCGCTGGTGGTGCTCTTCACCGACCTGGTGGATCCGGACGCGTCCGCCACGCTCCTCACGCGCACGCTGGCCCTGCGGCCCCGGCACCTGCCCGTCGTCGCCTCGCTGCTGGATGAGGACCTGGAGGCCGCCGCCACCGACGTGCCCGGCGACGCGACGGCCGCCTACGCGCGCCAGGTCGCCGTGCGAATGGAGGCCGAATACCGCCGCACCGCCACCACGCTGCGGGACGCCGGGGCCCTGGTGGTTCGCGCGCCGGCCCGCGCGTTCGGCGCCGCCGCGCTCAACGCGTACCTGGACGTGAAGGCGCGCGGGCGGCTCTGA
- a CDS encoding Smr/MutS family protein — translation MTRRKPPLHLPPEGPEPPPDEGEAVEIPVDGNLDLHLFQPRDVKDLVTEYLWACQQKGVLDVRIIHGKGTGALRRTVQTLLPTLPEVEGFRSASEADGGWGATWVRLKPLGGQGP, via the coding sequence GTGACCCGGCGAAAACCACCCCTGCACCTGCCACCGGAGGGGCCGGAGCCCCCGCCCGATGAGGGCGAGGCCGTAGAAATTCCGGTCGACGGCAACCTCGACCTGCATCTCTTCCAGCCTCGCGACGTGAAGGACCTCGTCACCGAGTACCTCTGGGCCTGCCAGCAGAAGGGCGTGCTCGACGTGCGCATCATCCACGGCAAGGGCACGGGCGCGCTGCGGCGCACGGTGCAGACGCTGCTGCCCACGCTGCCGGAGGTGGAGGGCTTCCGGAGCGCCTCGGAGGCGGACGGCGGGTGGGGCGCGACGTGGGTGCGGCTCAAGCCCCTGGGAGGCCAGGGACCTTGA
- a CDS encoding AAA family ATPase, whose protein sequence is MSDATPLSRLLDALGSAVVGQPRVLADLVTAFLARGHVLLEGVPGVAKTLTARSMAGALGLSFSRVQFTPDLMPADILGTNIFQPQSQSFRLMKGPVFTEVLVADEINRTPPKTQAALLEAMEERQVTIDGVTHALPPHFFVVATQNPLELEGTYPLPEAQLDRFLMRVRVGYPDADSETSLLRAYHQREGKPPGVSRVLDAATLTELQDRAARVACDDSILQYVVQLVRDTRAHPRVRLGASPRAAQALLAASKAHAALKGTDFVTPDDVKAVASSVLNHRLLLKAEAEVEGVTADDVLRQMLERVRVPR, encoded by the coding sequence ATGTCCGACGCCACGCCCCTCTCCCGCCTCCTCGATGCGCTGGGCTCGGCCGTCGTGGGCCAGCCCCGCGTCCTCGCCGACCTGGTGACGGCCTTCCTCGCGCGGGGCCACGTGCTGCTGGAGGGCGTGCCCGGCGTCGCCAAGACGCTCACCGCGCGCAGCATGGCCGGCGCCCTGGGGCTGTCCTTCTCCCGCGTGCAGTTCACGCCGGACCTGATGCCCGCGGACATCCTGGGCACCAACATCTTCCAGCCCCAGTCCCAGTCCTTCCGCCTGATGAAGGGCCCCGTCTTCACGGAGGTCCTGGTCGCGGATGAGATCAACCGCACCCCGCCCAAGACGCAGGCGGCGCTGCTGGAGGCCATGGAGGAGCGGCAGGTCACCATCGACGGCGTCACCCACGCGCTGCCGCCGCACTTCTTCGTCGTCGCCACGCAGAACCCGCTGGAGCTGGAGGGCACCTATCCCCTCCCCGAGGCGCAGCTGGATCGCTTCCTCATGCGCGTGCGCGTGGGCTACCCGGACGCGGACTCGGAGACGTCGCTCCTGCGCGCCTACCACCAGCGCGAGGGCAAGCCGCCCGGCGTGTCGCGCGTGCTGGATGCCGCCACGCTGACGGAGCTCCAGGACCGCGCGGCCCGCGTCGCGTGCGACGACTCCATCCTCCAGTACGTCGTGCAGCTGGTGCGCGACACCCGGGCCCACCCGCGCGTGCGCCTGGGCGCGAGCCCCCGCGCGGCGCAGGCCCTGCTCGCGGCCTCCAAGGCGCACGCGGCGCTCAAGGGCACCGACTTCGTCACCCCGGACGACGTGAAGGCCGTGGCCTCCAGCGTCCTCAACCACCGCCTCCTGCTCAAGGCCGAGGCGGAGGTGGAAGGCGTCACCGCGGACGACGTCCTCCGGCAGATGCTCGAACGGGTGCGAGTGCCCCGGTGA